In a single window of the Etheostoma spectabile isolate EspeVRDwgs_2016 chromosome 3, UIUC_Espe_1.0, whole genome shotgun sequence genome:
- the slc25a15a gene encoding solute carrier family 25 member 15a — MAPHPIIQAIIDFSAGAIGGTACVLSGQPFDTTKVKMQTFPTMYRGFIHCFASTFRQVGLRGLYKGSSPALIANISENAVLFLSYGLCQDAIRFVSRMDKGAGLSDIQKASAGSLASIFSSMAICPTELVKCRLQAMHEMEASGRIASGQRSTVWAVVKTVVKTDGPLGFYQGLTSTMVREIPGYFCFFGAYEMCRSKFAQHMGTDKDSIGVLPLMFSGGFGGACLWLMVYPIDCVKSRIQVYSLAGRQEGFMKTFMGIIRTEGFTALYSGLTPTMIRTFPANGALFLAYEVSRKFMMKTAGE; from the exons ATGGCTCCACATCCCATAATCCAGGCAATCATCGACTTTTCGGCTGGAGCAATAG GTGGTACAGCGTGTGTGCTGAGCGGTCAGCCGTTTGACACCACAAAGGTGAAGATGCAGACGTTCCCCACCATGTACCGTGGCTTCATCCACTGCTTTGCATCCACCTTTAGGCAGGTGGGACTACGTGGTCTCTACAAAGGCTCGAGCCCGGCCCTCATCGCCAACATCAGCGAGAACGCTGTGCTCTTCTTGAGTTATGGTCTGTGCCAGGATGCCATCCGCTTTGTGTCCAGGATGGATAAAGGAGCCGGTCTCAG TGATATTCAGAAGGCATCGGCCGGTTCTTTagcctccatcttctcctccaTGGCGATATGTCCCACCGAGCTGGTGAAATGTCGCCTGCAGGCCATGCACGAAATGGAAGCGTCTGGCAGGATCGCAAGCGGACAGAGAAG CACAGTGTGGGCCGTAGTGAAGACGGTGGTGAAGACAGACGGCCCCCTGGGGTTCTACCAGGGACTGACCTCCACCATGGTGAGGGAGATCCCAGGTTACTTCTGCTTCTTTGGAGCCTATGAAATGTGTCGCTCTAAATTTGCGCAGCACATGGGCACGGACAAGGACAGCATAG GTGTTCTTCCACTCATGTTCAGTGGTGGATTTGGGGGGGCTTGTCTATGGTTGATGGTCTATCCCATAGACTGTGTGAAGTCCAGGATCCAGGTGTACTCTCTAGCTGGGAGGCAAGAGGGCTTCATGAAGACCTTCATGGGCATCATACGCACTGAAG GGTTCACTGCTCTGTACTCGGGTCTGACTCCTACCATGATTCGCACCTTCCCTGCCAATGGAGCCCTCTTCCTGGCTTATGAGGTCAGTCGCAAGTTCATGATGAAGACAGCTGGTGAATGA